From a single Bacteroidota bacterium genomic region:
- the purD gene encoding phosphoribosylamine--glycine ligase — protein sequence MLEKLSILLLGSGGREHAFARSLAMSPRCSQLFIAPGNAGTAQHGTNVDVSPNDFPALKIFVLENEIDMVVVGPEDPLVNGVVDFFAEDPQLMHIPVIGPSKAGAQLEGSKDFSKAFMKRHHIPTAGYDTFTFSKLEEGYKFLGTLTAPYVLKADGLAAGKGVLILDNLEEAKQELKAMLGDSKFGKAGEKVVIEEFLSGIEVSVFVLTDGVNYKILPEAKDYKRIGDGDKGLNTGGMGAVSPVPFADDTFMRKVEERIVKPTINGLAAEKINYIGFIFIGLMNVSGEPLVIEYNCRMGDPETEAVLPRIQTDFVDLMEAVAQQKLNEVQLKIDPRIAATVVMVSGGYPGNYDKGFSITNLDKVGDTLVFHAGTAQQGKNVITNGGRVLALTSLAETLEAALEKSYAAAKTINFDYAYYRKDIGQDLILQKK from the coding sequence ATGTTAGAAAAATTAAGTATCCTTCTCCTCGGTTCCGGTGGTCGTGAACATGCCTTCGCCCGTAGCCTGGCTATGAGCCCTCGATGCAGCCAACTCTTCATTGCCCCGGGTAATGCAGGAACCGCGCAGCACGGGACTAACGTTGATGTATCACCGAATGATTTTCCCGCGTTGAAAATTTTTGTTCTGGAAAATGAAATCGATATGGTGGTGGTTGGCCCGGAAGATCCGCTGGTGAATGGTGTGGTGGATTTTTTTGCGGAGGATCCTCAACTGATGCATATCCCCGTCATTGGTCCTTCTAAAGCCGGTGCTCAACTGGAAGGAAGCAAGGACTTTTCAAAAGCGTTCATGAAACGTCATCACATTCCAACTGCAGGCTATGATACGTTTACTTTTTCTAAACTGGAAGAAGGATATAAATTTCTCGGGACATTAACTGCACCTTATGTGCTGAAAGCCGATGGACTTGCTGCCGGTAAAGGTGTTTTAATTCTGGATAATTTAGAAGAGGCGAAGCAGGAGTTGAAGGCCATGTTGGGCGACAGTAAATTCGGGAAAGCAGGCGAGAAGGTGGTGATAGAAGAATTTCTGTCCGGCATTGAAGTTTCAGTTTTTGTTTTGACGGATGGTGTGAATTATAAAATTCTTCCGGAAGCAAAGGATTATAAACGCATCGGTGATGGTGACAAAGGTCTGAATACCGGTGGCATGGGCGCTGTGAGTCCTGTGCCCTTTGCAGATGATACTTTCATGCGTAAAGTGGAGGAGAGAATAGTGAAACCAACCATCAACGGATTAGCTGCAGAGAAAATAAATTACATCGGATTTATATTTATTGGATTGATGAATGTCTCCGGTGAACCATTGGTCATCGAATACAATTGTCGTATGGGTGATCCGGAAACGGAAGCAGTATTGCCGCGTATTCAGACAGATTTCGTCGATCTGATGGAAGCAGTTGCACAGCAAAAATTAAATGAAGTACAACTCAAAATTGATCCTCGTATAGCCGCCACCGTTGTCATGGTATCCGGTGGTTATCCGGGAAATTATGATAAAGGTTTTTCCATCACTAACCTGGATAAAGTTGGAGATACACTGGTGTTCCACGCAGGGACAGCACAGCAAGGAAAGAATGTTATAACTAATGGCGGACGTGTATTGGCACTGACCTCTCTCGCCGAAACTCTCGAGGCTGCCCTGGAAAAATCCTACGCCGCTGCAAAAACCATTAATTTCGATTATGCCTATTACCGTAAAGATATCGGACAGGATTTGATATTGCAAAAAAAGTAA
- the recO gene encoding DNA repair protein RecO: MLLKTRAVVLDITPYAEASIIVKAYTESHGLQSFLVNGVRKQKARYANNLFQPLTIIEVVAYFKKQGGLHRVSEVSASPPLVHIPYDTVKTTVALFLAEILYRSIKEEEPNSGLFGFVDHAVQILDLHPETTTCFHLVFCLQLSRYLGFYPGGHYSSQSQYFDLKEGVFRESRPMHPYFIEHSLTKLFHELLSLSLEEMHDIKMNGAERKQLLQAIITYFELHHTQGFSIRSYEVLAELMG; encoded by the coding sequence ATGTTACTAAAAACCCGTGCTGTTGTCCTAGATATCACTCCTTATGCCGAGGCGAGTATCATCGTCAAAGCATATACGGAGTCACATGGACTGCAAAGTTTTCTTGTCAATGGCGTCAGGAAACAAAAGGCACGCTATGCGAATAATCTTTTTCAACCCCTCACCATAATTGAGGTGGTGGCTTATTTCAAGAAGCAAGGCGGACTACATCGGGTGTCAGAGGTTTCCGCATCTCCGCCCTTGGTACATATTCCTTATGATACGGTAAAAACTACTGTCGCACTTTTTCTTGCTGAAATCCTCTACAGGAGCATAAAGGAAGAAGAACCAAATTCAGGCTTATTCGGCTTTGTAGATCATGCGGTGCAGATACTGGACTTGCATCCGGAAACGACCACCTGTTTCCACCTCGTTTTTTGTCTGCAGTTAAGCCGCTACCTGGGCTTCTATCCCGGAGGACATTATTCCAGCCAAAGCCAGTATTTTGATCTGAAGGAAGGTGTCTTCAGAGAAAGTCGTCCGATGCATCCTTATTTTATCGAACACAGCCTCACAAAACTCTTCCACGAATTACTCTCGCTTTCGTTGGAAGAGATGCATGACATTAAAATGAATGGTGCCGAACGAAAGCAATTGCTGCAGGCTATCATCACCTATTTCGAGTTGCACCATACCCAGGGATTCAGTATCCGCTCCTATGAAGTACTGGCGGAGTTGATGGGGTAA
- a CDS encoding amidohydrolase yields the protein MLKIDIHTHIIPEHLPKFKEKFGYGGFISLDHHKPCCAKMMIDDRFFREIQDNCWSAETRMKECDHHRIDVQVLSTIPVMFSYWAKPQDALEVSRFLNDHIATIVHAYPKRFIGLGTIPLQSPELAIKELERCMQIGLRGVQIGSHVNDWNLDAPELFPVFEAAQALGASIFVHPWDMMAKEKMPKYWLPWLVGMPAETSLAICSMIFGGIFERLPRLKVAFAHGGGAFPSSIGRIEHGFNVRPDLVAVDNKVNPRNYLDKFYLDTLVHDPMMLDFLMKLMGPTQLALGTDYPFPLGELEPGKLIASMPYDDATKERLLSGSALEWLSLEKKGFE from the coding sequence ATGTTAAAAATAGATATTCATACACATATTATTCCGGAGCATTTACCGAAGTTTAAGGAGAAGTTTGGTTACGGCGGTTTTATTTCGTTGGATCATCACAAGCCCTGTTGCGCGAAGATGATGATTGATGACCGCTTCTTCCGGGAGATACAAGACAATTGCTGGTCGGCGGAGACGCGGATGAAGGAGTGTGACCATCACCGGATCGACGTGCAGGTGTTGAGCACCATTCCGGTGATGTTCAGCTATTGGGCAAAACCTCAGGACGCACTTGAGGTCAGTAGGTTTTTAAACGACCATATCGCCACTATCGTTCATGCCTATCCGAAAAGATTTATTGGTCTCGGCACTATTCCATTGCAATCACCGGAACTGGCCATCAAGGAGCTGGAGCGCTGTATGCAAATCGGATTGCGCGGCGTACAGATCGGTTCTCATGTCAACGACTGGAATCTGGATGCACCGGAGCTGTTTCCTGTTTTTGAAGCCGCACAAGCCCTCGGAGCTTCCATCTTTGTTCACCCCTGGGATATGATGGCAAAGGAGAAGATGCCCAAGTACTGGCTCCCCTGGCTGGTAGGAATGCCGGCAGAGACATCACTCGCGATTTGTTCGATGATCTTTGGAGGTATCTTCGAGCGATTGCCACGGCTTAAAGTTGCCTTTGCACATGGCGGCGGAGCTTTTCCTTCCTCAATCGGACGTATAGAACATGGTTTCAACGTTCGTCCCGATTTGGTTGCGGTGGATAATAAAGTTAACCCAAGAAATTACCTCGATAAATTTTATCTGGACACACTTGTACATGATCCTATGATGCTTGATTTCCTGATGAAACTAATGGGACCAACACAACTCGCATTGGGAACGGACTATCCATTTCCTCTCGGAGAACTCGAACCGGGAAAATTAATTGCATCCATGCCCTACGATGATGCTACCAAAGAACGCCTGCTTAGCGGTTCAGCATTGGAATGGCTCAGCCTCGAGAAAAAAGGTTTCGAATAA
- a CDS encoding aldose 1-epimerase family protein: protein MLRLENDNLRVDINPLGAELIRLYNKLFRLEYLWQAGKEWSKSSPVLFPVVGQLKDNIYTYNGNEYTLPRHGFAREKLFNLIEEGTGKLVFRLKDDEDTRKNYPFQFHFDISYTLKGNELNVEYHVFNTGKDTMYFSVGAHPAFRVPLDLRDHYDDYYIEFSDEENSSLWPLKEGLISDVPASFFTSKRIPLSKALFESDALVFKNIRSECIHLRSNQHDHGLSVKVNRCPFLGLWAAKGANFLCIEPWQGIADSVHSTGKIEEKEGIIPLKAGENFSYVWSVRVM from the coding sequence ATGCTACGACTTGAAAATGATAATTTACGGGTAGATATTAACCCTCTTGGCGCTGAACTAATCCGTTTATATAATAAACTATTTCGACTTGAATACCTCTGGCAGGCAGGCAAAGAATGGTCAAAGAGCTCGCCTGTACTCTTTCCTGTTGTCGGGCAATTAAAGGATAATATCTATACTTATAACGGTAATGAATATACGCTCCCGCGACATGGATTTGCAAGGGAGAAACTTTTCAATCTCATTGAAGAGGGTACCGGCAAACTGGTTTTCCGATTAAAAGATGACGAGGATACACGAAAAAATTATCCATTTCAATTCCATTTTGACATCAGCTATACGCTAAAAGGGAACGAATTGAATGTAGAATATCATGTGTTCAATACCGGAAAGGATACGATGTACTTTTCTGTTGGTGCCCATCCGGCTTTTCGTGTACCCCTGGACTTGCGCGACCACTACGATGATTATTATATTGAATTCAGCGATGAGGAAAACTCTTCATTATGGCCGTTGAAAGAGGGATTGATCAGCGATGTACCTGCTTCATTTTTTACTTCAAAGAGAATCCCTTTGTCAAAAGCTCTTTTTGAAAGCGATGCGCTCGTCTTTAAAAACATTCGTTCGGAATGTATACATTTACGCAGTAACCAACACGATCATGGTCTGAGTGTTAAAGTCAATCGATGTCCCTTTCTGGGTTTATGGGCAGCAAAAGGGGCCAATTTTCTGTGTATTGAACCCTGGCAAGGAATAGCAGATAGTGTACATTCCACAGGAAAAATTGAGGAAAAAGAAGGGATTATTCCACTGAAGGCCGGAGAGAATTTCAGTTATGTCTGGAGCGTGCGGGTTATGTAA
- a CDS encoding PKD domain-containing protein, whose amino-acid sequence MKGARKEVLGIILQLVLADVSKAQLSSCVNADFEQNSFVNWVGTTGTCCPVNSITPGIVTGRHEIMSGPGTDPNTNGAITVVAPGGLYSARLGNDNAGAQAEQLRYQVSVDSTNALFIYRYAVVLEDPSHSPLAQPRFEIRVYDQNGTSIGCGTYNVVASAGIPGFVTITNSFGRTIQYKDWTTVGIDLLPYFGQNITIEFSTGDCAYGAHFGYAYVDCYCSPLQILSDFCSGSGVTTLAAPIGFESYLWSTGDTTPSITINNPIVGTQYQCTMTSVTGCTITLTAILSSTVIASGVGLSGFCQSDIQFYDSSIVVTGSPIVQWNWNFGDGNSSSSQNPIHYYAAPGTYSVMLTVTNGVGCTDSILQNITIHALPVSSFSSATVCAGFSGQFTDGSLSSNGSVVSWWWNFGDGTPVDTLSDPQHAFALPGTYPVTLIIEDSVGCRDTIVQQIATLPGPIAGFSYISTCVSNQVTFNDTSVFPGTSVASREWDFGDGSPVLSGIGNPTHNYPGYGAYAATLIVTTVNGCTDTITRQVDVASIPVAAFTNNQACVEELVQFKDVSVTALGNIISWSWTFGDGSPEVNSQNPSHIFPSGGYFNTKLIVANDRGCRDSVINPVQIWYLPVPGITADIRAGCEPLAVHFNDSSFSADGVINSYFWEFGNGDTALGSSPGMVYDSAGLYAVSLSLVSSVGCKANSVFSDYIEVFPKPIAAFRFDPEHPGVFLPEVYFYDQSAGSALWNWHFGDSTFSSDQYPMHRYDIPGEYRVTLIITSNDGCKDTTWKALEVQDDYAIWIPNSFTPNSDGINDNFQVNGFGFTNYEMNIFNRFGKVIYTTGDKVKGWDGNYNGNEAKMDVYVYKIDMIDVFGKAHSYTGRVTLVR is encoded by the coding sequence ATGAAAGGAGCAAGAAAAGAGGTTCTGGGAATTATTTTACAGTTGGTATTGGCAGATGTTTCCAAGGCGCAGTTAAGCTCATGTGTCAATGCAGATTTTGAGCAGAATAGTTTTGTTAATTGGGTGGGAACTACTGGCACATGTTGTCCGGTTAATTCCATTACGCCGGGAATTGTTACCGGCCGGCATGAAATCATGTCTGGCCCGGGCACAGATCCCAATACAAATGGTGCGATAACGGTGGTTGCTCCGGGTGGATTGTATTCGGCACGTTTGGGGAATGATAATGCAGGTGCACAGGCAGAGCAACTCCGCTATCAGGTAAGTGTAGATTCTACCAATGCACTTTTTATTTACCGGTATGCCGTTGTATTGGAAGACCCCAGTCATTCTCCTCTTGCTCAACCACGTTTTGAGATTCGGGTGTATGATCAAAATGGTACATCTATTGGTTGTGGTACCTATAATGTTGTTGCCTCTGCAGGTATACCGGGCTTTGTCACAATTACAAATTCATTTGGAAGAACCATTCAATATAAGGACTGGACGACGGTTGGCATTGATCTTTTACCCTATTTCGGACAAAATATTACCATTGAGTTTTCTACAGGTGATTGTGCATATGGCGCCCATTTCGGCTATGCTTATGTGGATTGCTATTGCAGTCCACTACAAATTCTTTCTGACTTCTGCTCAGGTTCCGGTGTGACTACATTAGCTGCGCCGATTGGTTTTGAATCCTACCTTTGGAGTACCGGAGATACAACACCCTCTATTACTATCAACAATCCAATCGTTGGCACGCAGTATCAATGTACGATGACTTCGGTGACCGGTTGTACCATTACATTAACAGCTATACTTTCTTCTACAGTGATTGCATCCGGTGTCGGGCTATCCGGATTTTGTCAGAGTGACATCCAGTTTTATGATTCTTCTATTGTCGTTACCGGTTCTCCCATTGTACAATGGAATTGGAACTTTGGCGATGGGAATTCCTCTTCTTCGCAAAATCCCATTCACTATTATGCAGCTCCCGGAACGTATTCGGTGATGTTAACAGTTACAAATGGCGTAGGATGCACGGATTCTATTTTACAGAATATTACTATTCATGCTCTACCGGTTTCTTCTTTTTCTTCAGCTACTGTTTGTGCAGGATTCTCCGGTCAGTTTACAGATGGAAGTCTTAGTTCAAATGGTTCGGTTGTTTCCTGGTGGTGGAATTTCGGAGATGGAACACCCGTAGACACATTATCAGATCCGCAACATGCCTTTGCATTACCGGGTACTTATCCTGTAACACTAATTATCGAAGATAGTGTAGGCTGCAGAGATACCATCGTGCAGCAAATAGCTACTCTTCCCGGACCGATAGCCGGATTTAGTTATATTTCCACATGCGTGAGCAATCAGGTTACATTTAATGATACTTCTGTTTTTCCAGGCACTTCTGTTGCTTCTCGGGAATGGGATTTCGGCGACGGAAGTCCTGTACTATCAGGAATCGGAAATCCTACGCATAATTATCCCGGGTATGGTGCATATGCAGCAACGTTGATAGTTACTACTGTGAACGGATGCACCGATACAATTACCAGACAGGTGGATGTCGCTTCTATCCCGGTTGCAGCATTTACCAATAATCAGGCTTGTGTAGAGGAGTTGGTCCAGTTTAAAGATGTCTCCGTCACCGCCCTTGGTAACATTATTTCCTGGTCATGGACCTTCGGAGATGGCTCACCGGAAGTAAATTCGCAAAATCCATCACATATTTTTCCATCAGGAGGATATTTTAATACTAAGTTAATAGTGGCCAATGACAGAGGGTGTAGGGATTCTGTGATAAACCCGGTTCAGATATGGTACCTGCCAGTTCCCGGAATTACGGCGGATATCAGAGCAGGGTGCGAACCATTAGCAGTTCATTTCAACGATTCATCATTTTCTGCGGATGGTGTTATCAATTCCTATTTCTGGGAATTCGGAAACGGCGATACAGCTTTAGGGTCATCACCGGGGATGGTGTATGATTCTGCAGGTTTATATGCTGTATCACTCAGTTTGGTTTCTTCAGTGGGCTGCAAGGCGAATTCGGTTTTTTCAGATTACATTGAAGTCTTCCCAAAACCAATCGCAGCGTTTCGTTTTGATCCTGAACATCCCGGAGTGTTCTTGCCGGAAGTGTATTTTTATGATCAATCCGCAGGATCAGCACTTTGGAATTGGCACTTCGGAGATAGCACTTTTTCTTCCGATCAGTATCCCATGCATCGTTATGATATTCCCGGTGAATACCGCGTTACCTTAATTATAACAAGTAATGATGGGTGTAAAGATACCACGTGGAAGGCGCTTGAAGTTCAGGATGATTATGCAATATGGATACCCAATTCTTTCACGCCCAATAGCGATGGCATAAATGATAATTTTCAAGTGAATGGATTTGGCTTTACTAATTATGAGATGAATATATTTAATCGTTTTGGGAAAGTTATCTATACTACCGGTGATAAAGTTAAAGGGTGGGATGGAAATTACAATGGTAACGAAGCAAAAATGGATGTTTATGTTTACAAAATTGATATGATAGATGTTTTCGGTAAGGCCCATAGTTATACGGGAAGGGTCACGTTAGTGAGGTAG
- a CDS encoding aldehyde dehydrogenase family protein, with protein sequence MKKAVKVKPLNFSTSWSYAPAPEGTEHIQLKDRYELFINGKFVAPAGGKYFDTINPSTEKKIASVAEAGATDVDKAVKAARQAYDKTWSKMPAAERGKYLYRIARILQEKARELAVIESMDGGKPIRESRDIDVPLAAAHFFYYAGWADKLDYAFPGKRSQPLGVAGQIIPWNFPLLMAAWKIAPALACGNTVVLKPAETTPLTALKLAEILQEADLPPGVVNIITGAGATGSALVNHPGIDKVAFTGSTDVGKLIQKALAGTDKKYTLELGGKAANIIFEDAAIDQAVEGIINGIFFNQGHVCCAGSRLFVQEGVAKEVIRKLKDRISTLIVGDPLDKNTDVGAINSKAQLSKIKSLVNAGIKEGGECWQPECSVPSKGYWFRPTLFTNVAQSSKIVQEEIFGPVLAIQTFRTLEEVVEKANNTPYGLSGGVWTDKGAKIFNVTGKIKAGVLWANTYNKFDPTSPFGGYKESGMGREGGLHGLMPYVKLS encoded by the coding sequence ATGAAGAAAGCTGTTAAAGTGAAACCACTCAATTTTTCTACCTCATGGAGTTACGCCCCGGCGCCGGAAGGTACTGAACATATCCAACTGAAAGATCGCTATGAGTTGTTCATCAATGGAAAGTTTGTTGCTCCTGCCGGTGGAAAATATTTCGATACCATCAATCCTTCAACAGAGAAGAAAATAGCGTCTGTCGCTGAAGCAGGTGCGACTGATGTCGACAAAGCCGTGAAAGCTGCCCGACAAGCCTATGATAAGACATGGTCGAAGATGCCGGCGGCGGAGCGTGGAAAATACCTCTACCGCATTGCCCGCATCCTGCAGGAGAAAGCACGAGAATTAGCCGTGATTGAAAGTATGGATGGCGGTAAACCTATTCGTGAAAGCCGTGATATCGATGTCCCTCTCGCCGCTGCCCACTTTTTCTATTATGCCGGTTGGGCCGATAAGCTCGACTATGCCTTCCCCGGAAAACGTTCACAGCCGCTGGGGGTCGCCGGTCAAATCATCCCCTGGAATTTCCCGTTATTAATGGCCGCCTGGAAGATTGCTCCCGCGCTGGCCTGTGGAAATACGGTTGTGCTGAAGCCCGCCGAGACCACGCCGCTCACTGCTCTTAAGCTCGCGGAGATATTACAGGAAGCGGATTTGCCTCCGGGAGTGGTGAATATCATCACAGGTGCAGGTGCTACCGGTTCCGCGTTGGTGAATCATCCCGGAATCGATAAGGTGGCTTTTACCGGTTCTACCGATGTAGGAAAGTTGATTCAGAAAGCACTCGCGGGCACAGATAAGAAATATACACTCGAACTCGGTGGAAAAGCAGCCAATATTATTTTTGAAGATGCAGCCATCGATCAGGCCGTGGAGGGAATCATAAACGGAATCTTTTTCAATCAGGGGCATGTCTGTTGTGCGGGTTCAAGATTATTTGTGCAGGAAGGGGTGGCGAAGGAAGTGATTCGTAAACTGAAAGATCGTATATCCACACTGATAGTGGGTGATCCGCTGGATAAAAATACCGATGTGGGTGCGATTAATTCAAAAGCGCAATTGTCAAAAATAAAGTCACTGGTGAATGCAGGAATTAAAGAAGGCGGCGAATGCTGGCAGCCGGAGTGCAGTGTGCCATCGAAAGGATATTGGTTCCGTCCCACTTTGTTTACCAATGTGGCGCAGTCCAGTAAAATTGTACAGGAAGAAATCTTCGGACCGGTGCTGGCCATACAAACCTTCCGTACGCTCGAAGAAGTAGTGGAGAAAGCGAACAATACTCCTTACGGGCTTAGCGGTGGCGTCTGGACAGATAAAGGCGCGAAAATATTTAATGTAACCGGAAAAATTAAGGCCGGGGTACTTTGGGCCAATACCTACAATAAATTTGATCCTACCAGTCCCTTCGGAGGATACAAGGAAAGTGGAATGGGCAGGGAAGGAGGTCTTCACGGATTGATGCCTTACGTTAAACTCTCCTGA
- a CDS encoding aldehyde dehydrogenase family protein: MATKTILKVKNIKVNVSSNGHEVPTSRLDVRKTYKLYIDGKFPRTESGRVYALKDASGKLIANVCRGSRKDLRDSIVSNRKAQEGWAKKSAYNKAQILYRIAETLEGRRGQFIDTLVQQGDSSINAKKEVDAAIDLLVYYAGWSDKYIQVFSSVNPVESSHFNFSYHEPMGVVSVVAPLQQGLMGMVSLLAPMIIGGNVCALLASEKYPLTAVDFGEVLNASDVPGGVVNILTGYRKEFLSHASSHMDINAILFADLDTEQKKLVQINAALNVKRVLDFSKEDLQSPYRILAAQETKTTWHPIGS, encoded by the coding sequence ATGGCAACGAAAACAATTCTTAAAGTAAAGAATATTAAAGTAAACGTCTCCTCTAACGGTCATGAAGTACCGACAAGCAGATTGGATGTCCGTAAAACATATAAACTCTACATTGACGGTAAATTTCCACGCACGGAATCGGGACGCGTATATGCCCTGAAAGATGCTTCCGGAAAATTGATCGCCAATGTTTGTCGTGGTTCTCGAAAGGATTTGCGTGATAGCATTGTCTCGAATAGAAAAGCGCAGGAAGGCTGGGCGAAGAAATCGGCCTACAACAAAGCGCAGATCCTCTATCGTATCGCCGAAACACTCGAAGGTCGCAGGGGGCAGTTCATCGACACCCTGGTTCAACAGGGAGATTCTTCCATCAATGCGAAGAAAGAAGTGGACGCGGCCATTGATTTACTCGTTTACTATGCAGGATGGAGTGATAAGTATATCCAGGTTTTCAGTTCGGTGAATCCGGTAGAGAGTTCGCATTTTAATTTCTCCTATCATGAGCCGATGGGAGTGGTGAGTGTTGTAGCTCCTCTGCAGCAGGGATTGATGGGCATGGTGAGTTTGTTAGCACCGATGATCATTGGTGGGAATGTATGTGCCCTTCTGGCTTCCGAGAAGTACCCGCTTACCGCTGTTGATTTTGGAGAAGTGCTGAATGCTTCCGATGTGCCGGGCGGTGTAGTAAACATTCTGACAGGTTACAGGAAAGAATTTCTCAGTCATGCCTCCTCTCACATGGACATTAACGCCATCCTCTTTGCTGACCTCGATACGGAACAGAAAAAACTCGTGCAAATCAACGCGGCCTTAAATGTAAAACGTGTCCTCGATTTCTCAAAAGAAGATCTTCAATCTCCTTATCGTATCCTGGCAGCACAAGAAACTAAAACGACCTGGCATCCTATAGGTTCTTGA